Proteins co-encoded in one Haloarcula pelagica genomic window:
- a CDS encoding DUF7546 family protein, translated as MSTQTSDLGRYIPEPRSLALVAIVLNAELLLVFLYLVLIDGPATDPLLLGFPFVWLNVAALVFLKVRPAPASSRRRAAGAAVAVGYALLLAYVGGVFGLGGQGTGLRTVLAAPPGFSPTLIYSGATLGVVLIPWKVAGYLALSYLVYVTVVDASGGVAGGVLGLFSCVSCVLPIVASVVGGVAGVGATLYQAALLQSYGVSTVVFVTSVGLLYAVHRFDISVVGWLRG; from the coding sequence ATGAGCACACAGACCTCCGATCTCGGCCGATACATCCCGGAGCCCCGATCGCTCGCACTGGTGGCGATCGTGTTGAACGCCGAGTTGCTGCTGGTCTTCCTCTATCTCGTGTTGATCGACGGCCCGGCGACCGACCCGCTGTTGCTCGGGTTCCCCTTCGTCTGGCTCAACGTCGCCGCCCTGGTCTTCCTGAAGGTCCGGCCCGCGCCGGCGTCCTCCCGTCGTCGAGCGGCCGGAGCCGCCGTCGCCGTCGGTTACGCCCTCCTGCTCGCGTACGTCGGCGGCGTCTTCGGGCTGGGCGGTCAGGGCACGGGGCTCCGGACCGTGCTGGCGGCACCGCCGGGCTTCTCACCGACGCTGATCTACAGCGGTGCGACGCTGGGGGTCGTCCTGATCCCCTGGAAGGTCGCGGGCTACCTCGCGCTGTCGTATCTCGTGTACGTCACAGTCGTCGACGCCAGCGGCGGCGTCGCCGGTGGCGTCCTCGGGCTGTTCTCCTGTGTGAGCTGTGTCCTGCCGATCGTCGCGTCCGTGGTCGGCGGCGTCGCCGGGGTCGGCGCCACGCTCTACCAGGCCGCGCTCTTGCAGTCCTACGGCGTCTCGACGGTGGTTTTCGTCACCTCCGTCGGCCTCCTGTACGCGGTCCACCGGTTCGACATCTCCGTCGTCGGCTGGCTCCGCGGGTAA
- a CDS encoding COX15/CtaA family protein, whose product MTTRFRRLVAATTGLTFALILLGVYTGAVGAGLTCAGRWPFCDGWLGLFPANWMSFIEWFHRFVAMITGFAILGSTVAAWRGDYTRRIRYATGVALAVLPVQVLLGANTIFNFGAVAQVLHHAAALAILVALVAATAWAYVEPPEGGLAAEHQSETAPSHADD is encoded by the coding sequence ATGACCACCCGTTTCCGGCGACTGGTGGCGGCGACGACCGGACTCACGTTCGCGCTCATCCTGCTTGGCGTGTACACGGGCGCCGTCGGCGCAGGGCTGACCTGTGCCGGCCGCTGGCCGTTCTGTGACGGCTGGCTGGGGCTGTTCCCGGCGAACTGGATGAGCTTCATCGAGTGGTTCCACCGCTTCGTGGCGATGATAACCGGCTTCGCCATCCTGGGGTCGACCGTCGCCGCGTGGCGTGGCGACTACACGCGACGGATCAGGTACGCGACCGGCGTCGCACTGGCCGTGTTGCCCGTTCAGGTGTTGCTCGGGGCGAACACCATCTTCAACTTCGGCGCGGTCGCACAGGTCCTCCACCACGCCGCGGCGCTGGCGATCCTCGTGGCACTCGTCGCCGCGACCGCCTGGGCCTACGTCGAACCACCCGAAGGCGGTCTCGCCGCCGAACACCAGTCCGAGACTGCACCGTCTCACGCGGACGACTGA
- a CDS encoding basic amino acid ABC transporter substrate-binding protein, giving the protein MSDDGLSRRQYIATVGGSAVALSVTGCMGNGGSGGGQTITAGTAPGFPPFEMKEGGELVGFDVDLLEAVVAETEYSFEGWEEFEFDSLIPALNNNNIDVIAAAMTITDDRDETIDFSDPYYSADQSIIVRADGDFSPGSLDDLSDRPVGAQKGTTGESVVNDELVGSRISEGQYNAYDNYVLAVQDLENGNIDAVVLDQPVAETFAANRPVSVAFVYETGERYGFGIRQGDSDRQSALNSGLSTVRENGTYQDLTQTWFGE; this is encoded by the coding sequence ATGTCAGACGACGGGCTCTCACGACGGCAGTACATCGCGACGGTCGGCGGCTCGGCGGTCGCGCTCAGTGTCACCGGCTGTATGGGCAACGGCGGCAGCGGCGGCGGCCAGACGATCACGGCCGGAACGGCCCCCGGGTTCCCGCCGTTCGAGATGAAAGAGGGCGGCGAACTCGTCGGGTTCGATGTCGACCTCCTCGAAGCGGTCGTCGCCGAGACGGAGTATTCCTTCGAGGGCTGGGAGGAGTTCGAGTTCGACTCGCTGATCCCGGCGCTCAACAACAACAACATCGATGTCATCGCCGCGGCGATGACGATCACGGACGACCGCGACGAGACGATCGACTTCAGCGATCCGTACTACAGCGCCGACCAATCGATCATCGTCCGTGCGGACGGTGACTTCTCGCCGGGCAGCCTTGACGACCTCAGTGACCGCCCGGTCGGCGCACAGAAGGGGACGACCGGCGAGAGCGTCGTCAACGACGAACTCGTCGGCTCGCGGATCAGCGAAGGGCAGTACAACGCCTACGACAACTACGTGCTGGCGGTTCAGGACCTGGAGAACGGCAACATCGACGCCGTGGTGCTGGACCAGCCCGTCGCGGAGACGTTCGCCGCGAACCGGCCCGTCTCGGTCGCGTTCGTCTACGAGACCGGCGAGCGCTACGGCTTCGGCATCCGGCAGGGCGACAGCGACCGCCAGTCGGCGCTCAACAGCGGGCTATCGACGGTCCGGGAGAACGGCACCTACCAGGACCTGACCCAGACCTGGTTCGGCGAGTAA
- a CDS encoding amino acid ABC transporter permease, with translation MLQATDWAFVFGNLDYLLAGAVVTVGLTLTSLVLGFLVGFPAGAIEVYGNRLPKRAVATAGVILRGTPIVVIMLVLFFVVSISQSAFITATVGLGLRSAAYQSQIFRGALQSVDEGQMEAARSIGMSRLEAIRHVVVPQALRRSMPGFQNEFTIVLKDTSIAFAIGLAELLTRGYDLFTQSGRSTAVLEVFLVISAIYFVLTFGTNRALDRLSEYYAIPTGENA, from the coding sequence ATGCTCCAGGCGACCGACTGGGCGTTCGTCTTCGGGAACCTCGACTACCTGCTGGCCGGGGCCGTAGTCACCGTCGGCCTGACGCTGACGAGCCTGGTGCTCGGATTCCTGGTGGGCTTCCCGGCAGGGGCGATCGAGGTGTACGGGAATCGCCTCCCCAAGCGGGCGGTAGCGACGGCCGGCGTGATCCTCAGGGGGACTCCGATCGTCGTCATCATGCTCGTGCTCTTTTTCGTCGTCTCGATCTCCCAGTCGGCGTTCATCACCGCGACCGTGGGCCTGGGACTGCGGAGCGCGGCCTACCAGTCACAGATCTTCCGGGGGGCGCTCCAGAGCGTCGACGAGGGCCAGATGGAGGCCGCGCGCTCGATCGGGATGAGCCGGCTGGAGGCGATCCGTCACGTCGTGGTGCCACAGGCGCTCCGGCGCAGCATGCCGGGCTTCCAGAACGAGTTCACCATCGTGTTGAAAGACACCTCCATCGCCTTCGCGATCGGGCTTGCCGAGCTGTTGACCCGGGGCTACGATCTGTTCACCCAGTCCGGCCGGTCGACGGCCGTTCTGGAGGTGTTCCTGGTCATCAGCGCGATCTACTTCGTGTTGACTTTCGGGACGAACCGAGCGCTCGACCGACTGAGCGAGTACTACGCGATTCCGACGGGTGAGAACGCATGA
- a CDS encoding amino acid ABC transporter ATP-binding protein, producing the protein MSLLRVEDVDKSYGDEEVLTGVSFEMARGDVDVLMGPSGSGKSTMLRCINRLTEIDDGEIWLDDTLVTGPDTDVNQLRQEVGMVFQGFNLFAHLTALENITLGLKRVRGMSAGEASERAADHLAQVGLAEQADSYPAELSGGQQQRVGIARALAMEPKLMLFDEPTSALDPELVGEVVDVMRDLAERGTTMLVVSHEMGFARSAADNIIFLDDGRIVESGSPEQLFERPEHERTKTFLTGLRAGHE; encoded by the coding sequence ATGAGTCTGTTACGAGTCGAGGACGTGGACAAGTCCTATGGCGACGAGGAGGTACTGACGGGCGTCAGCTTCGAGATGGCCCGCGGGGATGTCGATGTCCTCATGGGGCCAAGCGGCAGCGGGAAGTCGACGATGCTGCGCTGTATCAACCGGCTGACGGAGATCGACGACGGCGAGATCTGGCTGGACGACACGCTCGTCACCGGGCCGGACACCGACGTGAACCAACTCCGCCAGGAGGTCGGGATGGTGTTCCAGGGGTTCAACCTCTTTGCCCATCTCACCGCGCTGGAGAACATCACGCTCGGGCTCAAACGGGTCCGTGGCATGTCGGCCGGCGAGGCCAGCGAACGCGCGGCAGACCACCTCGCACAGGTCGGTCTGGCCGAACAGGCCGACTCCTACCCCGCCGAACTCTCCGGCGGGCAACAACAGCGAGTGGGGATCGCTCGCGCGCTCGCGATGGAGCCGAAACTGATGCTGTTCGACGAGCCCACGAGCGCGCTCGACCCGGAACTCGTCGGCGAAGTGGTCGACGTGATGCGTGACCTGGCCGAGCGTGGGACGACGATGCTCGTCGTGAGCCACGAGATGGGCTTTGCCCGCTCGGCGGCGGACAACATCATCTTCCTCGACGACGGGCGCATCGTCGAGTCGGGCAGCCCCGAGCAACTGTTCGAGCGGCCCGAGCACGAACGAACGAAGACCTTCCTGACCGGGCTGCGGGCGGGCCACGAGTAA
- a CDS encoding amino acid ABC transporter permease — translation MGAEQSAVEDVRTTVDVDRPWALAAVAVFWGWLVLRWTNDYLLPDSLAVPQERPFVPAEPFAATAEQLRGLASDLGLFGLPFDLLAGAFGFAAGAIPSLPSLARGAWLTIVLTVAGIAFGFVLAVPLSVARVYGGRGLRWLSLSYTELIRGTPLLAQLFVLYFGTELTGVVRVIPGVGQGFVPGSAVIVAILGFTLNSAAYQAEYIRSALESVDTGQLTAARAIGLSKVDGIRYVVLPQGLRYAIPGWSNELVYLIKYSSLAAFITVRELFFRTEEIANATFRYTELFLLAALFYLALVISASMLMNRVEERTAVPGIGGRGR, via the coding sequence ATGGGCGCCGAACAGTCGGCCGTCGAGGACGTTCGCACGACCGTCGACGTGGACAGACCGTGGGCGCTGGCAGCCGTCGCCGTCTTCTGGGGCTGGCTCGTCCTCCGCTGGACGAACGACTACCTGCTGCCGGACTCGCTTGCGGTCCCACAGGAGCGGCCGTTCGTCCCCGCCGAGCCGTTCGCCGCGACTGCAGAGCAGTTGCGCGGGCTGGCGAGCGATCTCGGGCTGTTCGGACTGCCCTTCGATCTCCTGGCCGGTGCCTTCGGTTTCGCGGCCGGGGCGATCCCGTCGCTGCCGTCGCTGGCCAGGGGCGCGTGGCTCACGATCGTCCTGACCGTGGCCGGGATCGCATTCGGCTTCGTGCTGGCGGTCCCGCTCTCGGTCGCCCGGGTCTACGGTGGACGAGGGCTGCGCTGGCTCTCGCTGTCGTACACCGAGCTCATCCGCGGGACGCCGCTCCTGGCACAGCTGTTCGTCCTCTACTTCGGGACGGAGCTGACCGGCGTCGTCCGCGTGATTCCCGGCGTCGGCCAGGGCTTTGTCCCCGGCTCGGCCGTGATCGTCGCCATCCTCGGGTTCACGCTCAACAGCGCCGCCTACCAGGCCGAGTACATCCGGTCGGCGCTGGAATCGGTCGACACCGGCCAGTTGACTGCGGCCCGGGCGATCGGCCTCTCGAAGGTCGACGGTATCCGCTACGTCGTTCTCCCGCAGGGGCTTCGCTACGCGATCCCGGGCTGGTCGAACGAACTCGTCTATCTCATCAAGTACTCCTCGCTGGCGGCGTTTATCACCGTCCGGGAGCTGTTCTTCCGGACCGAGGAGATCGCGAACGCCACCTTCAGGTACACGGAGCTGTTCCTGCTGGCCGCGCTGTTCTACCTGGCGCTGGTCATCTCGGCGTCGATGCTGATGAACCGCGTCGAGGAGCGGACCGCGGTGCCGGGCATCGGCGGCCGCGGCCGCTGA
- a CDS encoding replication factor C large subunit — MDWTEKHRPSTLSEVRGNDKARDAFEEWARTWDDHREAVILHGSPGVGKTSAAHALAADLDWPTIELNASDSRTKDVIERVAGEAAKSGTLTAGGGGRRLVIMDEADNIHGNADRGGARAITGLVKEASQPMVLIANEFYEMSNGLRNNCREIEFRDVSPRSIVPVLRDICRKEGIEYESDALETIAEKNSGDLRGAVKDLQAIAETTDRLTADDVVTGDRDTTEGIFDYLDVVIKEADAETALKASYDVDETPDDLINWIEDNMPKDYEGAELARAYGALSNADRWLGRVRATQNYSFWRYATDNMTAGVAAARDGTKGGWTRYGPPSYWSKLGRSKGTRQTRDDIAQRIATIDGVSMRTARREIMPFLASMTHHCKNRELTVTMAATYEMEAEHVSFITGSGKDTNKVQSIVEDAQQRQAEAAVEHSGGAFEGGKASGPSETDAELADGSAEGGDDGTEPTEQQVTLGGGEGDSESAEDDDPTVPDSDDAEDDEQQSGLSDFM, encoded by the coding sequence ATGGACTGGACGGAGAAACACCGACCGAGCACGCTGTCGGAGGTCCGGGGCAACGACAAGGCCCGAGACGCCTTCGAGGAGTGGGCTCGGACCTGGGACGACCACCGGGAAGCGGTCATCCTCCACGGGTCACCCGGCGTGGGCAAGACCTCCGCCGCCCACGCGCTGGCGGCTGATCTCGACTGGCCGACGATCGAACTCAACGCCAGCGACTCCCGTACCAAGGATGTCATCGAGCGTGTCGCCGGCGAGGCCGCCAAGTCCGGGACGCTGACCGCTGGTGGCGGCGGACGCCGACTCGTCATCATGGACGAGGCCGACAACATCCACGGCAACGCCGACCGCGGGGGCGCCCGAGCGATCACCGGCCTGGTCAAGGAGGCCAGCCAGCCGATGGTGTTGATCGCAAACGAGTTCTACGAGATGTCAAACGGGCTGCGCAACAACTGCCGGGAGATCGAGTTCCGGGATGTCTCGCCGCGGTCGATCGTCCCCGTCCTCCGGGATATCTGTCGCAAGGAAGGCATCGAGTACGAGAGCGACGCCCTGGAGACCATCGCCGAGAAGAACAGCGGTGACCTCCGCGGCGCGGTCAAAGACCTCCAGGCCATCGCCGAGACGACAGACCGCCTGACGGCCGACGATGTCGTCACCGGCGACCGGGACACCACCGAGGGGATCTTCGACTACCTCGATGTCGTCATCAAGGAGGCAGACGCCGAGACGGCGCTGAAAGCCAGCTACGATGTCGACGAGACGCCGGACGACCTCATCAACTGGATCGAGGACAACATGCCCAAAGACTACGAGGGCGCGGAACTGGCCCGTGCCTACGGCGCGCTCTCGAACGCCGACCGCTGGCTCGGCCGGGTCCGGGCGACACAGAACTACTCCTTCTGGCGGTACGCGACCGACAACATGACCGCCGGCGTGGCCGCTGCCCGCGACGGCACGAAAGGAGGCTGGACCCGATACGGCCCGCCGAGTTACTGGTCGAAGCTGGGCCGCTCGAAAGGGACCAGACAGACTCGCGACGACATCGCCCAGCGGATCGCGACCATCGACGGCGTCTCGATGCGGACCGCTCGCCGGGAGATCATGCCCTTCCTCGCGTCGATGACCCACCACTGCAAGAACCGCGAGCTGACCGTCACGATGGCTGCGACCTACGAGATGGAGGCCGAACACGTCTCGTTCATCACCGGCTCAGGGAAAGACACGAACAAGGTCCAGTCGATCGTCGAGGACGCACAACAGCGCCAGGCCGAGGCCGCCGTCGAGCACTCCGGCGGCGCCTTCGAGGGCGGGAAAGCGAGCGGTCCCAGTGAGACGGACGCCGAACTGGCCGACGGATCGGCGGAGGGCGGGGACGACGGGACCGAGCCGACCGAACAGCAGGTGACACTCGGCGGTGGAGAGGGCGACAGCGAGTCGGCCGAGGACGACGACCCCACCGTCCCCGACAGCGACGACGCCGAAGACGACGAGCAACAGTCCGGCCTCTCTGATTTCATGTGA
- a CDS encoding helix-turn-helix domain-containing protein has protein sequence MTGGARADLAEKIAGEVALSGEPGATLRKWRTDFAVAQTELADHLDVSPSVVSDYESGRRDNPGIGVVRRLVTALLDIDEARGGEHIRQHARVISAGFDSDVVHDLREYTANVGVESVYDATEATELARGSTDTVSGHTVINSIAAIRRLSSDEFYQLYGQSTSRVLVFTNVTRGESPLVALRVVSPTPNAVLLHGIDEDDVWEHAADLARIDDFSLAVTDTDLEELLGGLRTLP, from the coding sequence ATGACAGGCGGAGCGCGAGCCGACCTCGCGGAGAAGATCGCCGGCGAGGTGGCACTGAGCGGCGAGCCGGGCGCGACCCTCCGCAAGTGGCGGACCGACTTCGCCGTCGCACAGACGGAGCTGGCAGACCACCTCGATGTCTCCCCGTCGGTGGTCTCGGACTACGAGAGCGGGCGGCGGGACAACCCGGGGATCGGGGTCGTCCGACGGCTCGTGACAGCACTGCTCGACATCGACGAGGCACGCGGCGGCGAGCACATCCGCCAGCACGCCCGGGTGATCTCCGCCGGGTTCGACAGCGACGTGGTCCACGACCTCCGGGAGTACACCGCAAACGTCGGGGTCGAGAGCGTCTACGACGCGACGGAGGCGACCGAGTTGGCCCGCGGGAGCACCGACACCGTCTCGGGGCACACGGTCATCAACTCGATCGCGGCGATCAGGCGCCTCTCCTCGGACGAGTTCTATCAGCTGTACGGCCAGTCGACGAGCCGGGTGCTCGTGTTCACGAACGTCACGCGGGGCGAGTCGCCGCTGGTCGCGCTCCGGGTGGTCTCTCCGACCCCGAACGCGGTGCTCCTCCACGGTATCGACGAGGACGATGTCTGGGAACACGCGGCCGACCTGGCCCGGATCGACGACTTCTCGCTGGCGGTCACGGACACCGACCTGGAGGAACTGCTGGGCGGTCTCCGGACGCTGCCCTAA
- the hmgB gene encoding hydroxymethylglutaryl-CoA synthase yields the protein MAAVGIDGIEIWTGKLKLDLAETFAPAKGDDPGKYTKGLGLHASSFPDVYEDIVTMGANAAYRLMDRKGLEPDDIGRIDVATESSFDNSKPVSTYIAGCLEQVFDGDFHHANKGERKFACISGTQSLDDAYNWIQAGRNRGRAAIVIATDTALYARDDPGEATQGAGAVAMLVDEDPSIVELSTEQGYGSADETDFLKPNQQFPSVDGKRSVKVYLARMREALDDFAEVSGPIHPDDYYMIPFHTPFPGMVRKAAALGYRHIVRGTDVEDLLAEEIGHQPVREEFDSEDAFNDAIREYTDALTETERYRDWYNQAIEPTLEIARHVGNWYTGSVHLARASGLKEAMEHDIDLAGEKLLVASYGSGAQAEVHAETIVPGWEDEIGALNIDEQIQRRYNLSFEEYEHVHDVHNHDMDAHVEEDAEEFTPPEAEFVFDGWGRMGERKYRYVE from the coding sequence ATGGCAGCAGTCGGTATCGACGGCATCGAAATCTGGACAGGGAAGCTCAAACTCGACCTCGCGGAGACGTTCGCGCCCGCGAAGGGGGACGACCCCGGGAAGTACACCAAGGGACTGGGACTGCACGCCTCGTCGTTCCCCGATGTCTACGAGGACATCGTGACGATGGGGGCCAACGCGGCCTATCGACTGATGGACCGCAAGGGGCTCGAACCCGACGATATCGGCCGGATCGACGTGGCGACCGAGAGCTCGTTCGACAACTCGAAACCCGTCTCGACGTACATCGCGGGCTGTCTCGAACAGGTGTTCGACGGCGACTTCCACCACGCCAACAAGGGCGAGCGGAAGTTCGCCTGTATCTCCGGGACACAGAGCCTCGACGACGCCTACAACTGGATTCAGGCGGGCCGGAACCGTGGCCGGGCGGCCATCGTCATCGCCACCGACACGGCGCTGTACGCTCGCGACGACCCGGGCGAGGCGACCCAGGGAGCCGGCGCCGTCGCGATGCTCGTCGACGAGGACCCGTCGATCGTCGAACTCTCGACCGAGCAGGGCTACGGGAGCGCCGACGAGACGGACTTCCTCAAGCCCAATCAGCAGTTCCCGTCGGTGGACGGCAAGCGCTCGGTGAAGGTCTACCTGGCCCGGATGCGCGAGGCGCTCGACGACTTCGCCGAAGTCTCTGGTCCGATCCACCCCGACGACTACTACATGATCCCGTTCCACACGCCGTTCCCGGGGATGGTCCGGAAGGCCGCCGCGCTCGGCTACCGACACATCGTCCGCGGGACCGACGTGGAGGACCTCCTGGCCGAGGAGATCGGCCACCAGCCCGTCCGTGAGGAGTTCGACTCCGAGGACGCGTTCAACGACGCGATCCGGGAGTACACCGACGCGCTCACCGAGACCGAACGCTACCGGGACTGGTACAACCAGGCCATCGAGCCGACACTGGAGATCGCCCGGCACGTCGGCAACTGGTACACCGGGTCCGTCCACCTGGCGCGTGCCTCCGGGCTGAAAGAGGCCATGGAGCACGACATCGACCTCGCCGGCGAGAAACTGCTGGTGGCCTCCTACGGGTCGGGTGCCCAGGCGGAAGTCCACGCGGAGACGATCGTCCCCGGGTGGGAGGACGAGATCGGTGCGCTGAACATCGACGAGCAGATCCAGCGCCGCTATAACCTCTCGTTCGAGGAGTACGAACACGTCCACGACGTGCACAACCACGACATGGACGCACACGTCGAGGAGGACGCAGAGGAGTTCACCCCGCCCGAAGCGGAGTTCGTCTTCGACGGCTGGGGCCGCATGGGCGAACGGAAGTACCGATACGTCGAGTGA